A region of the Candidatus Methylomirabilis oxygeniifera genome:
ATCTCCCAGATAGGTAATAGGTCGCGAACGCCCTGCTCAAAGGCGCTCACCATCCGTTCTACGTTCACCGAGACATGCTCCACTTCCACCTCGCGTGACGGTCCGAAGATGGGGACAGGATTCGATCCTTGCGTCGCCTGCCACACGCCCTGGTACTCCTCCATGAGGCTGAAAAGGGAGCCCACCACCTGCACCAGCATCCCGGCGAGATGCTGCCCCGGATCTTTGTGCTCGTGAATCTTGGCCCCGAGGAACGCCTGGCAGATCCGGTATCGCTCGGCGGCCGCGGTGACCGTCATCCAGATATCGATCCCGAAACGGGCCACATCGGTCTCCCATACCTGCTTGGTGAGATACAGGGCGGCCAGCTTCCCTGAAAAGCCGAAGTCGCCACCGATAGGCTGTCGAATCTGTTGGCCATACAGGGTCCTGGTCAAGGGGTAGACAATACTGTTCGTAATGGTCCCGTCGTACTTGTGCCGATGGTACAGCGGCGCCACATAATCGAACCCCTCCTCGTAGACGGGTCGGATCAGTCGATCCACCCACTCGGGCGAAATAGAGCGAAGGTCCGAGTCGACGACCGCACAGGCTTGCACCTGCAGCGCTTCGGCAATCTTGAAGATTGTTCGAAAGGCGCTCCCCTTGCCGGGAATCCCATGATAGGGCGTGATGATCTTGTGGATGGGAGGCACGGGATGTTGAACCAGCAGGAGGGAGGGGTCTTCAAGAGCAGCCTCAACAACCTGTGAGGTCCCGTCCTGAGAGCCTCCATCGGAGTTGACAATGACGGATCGAGCGCGCGGAAAGTACATGGCGAGTCCGGAGGCAACGGTCTTGACCACGTCCCCGATCGTGGCAGCGTTGTTGTAGCTCGGGATTCCGATCAGGATGTCGGCCTTCCTGATCTCGTGCAGCCTTTCCAACACGGGTTCATAGAGGAACTGTTCCACCTTCTTCAGTCCTCGCGGACGAGCAGCTCCAAGACGGCCGTTCGCCAGCCGTACGGCCCGATCCCCTGGGCACGGATGAGATTGGGGATCCTGACCGTCTGGTCGTACTTCCCGTCGATCCGTTGGACGAGGATGGGGATATCTACAGCCTGAAGCATGGGAAGGTCGTTGTGGCTGTCCCCAATACCTACCGTACGCACCCTTCCAGAGGCCTGCCGAAAAAGCTCGGTCAACGTTGAGACCGCTCTCCCCTTGTCGTTGCACCCGGTGAGGTGGTCGAACCTCCCTCCCCGCATACACAGGAAACCCCGCTCCCTCAAAAGCGCTTTCATCCGTTCCGCTTCTTCTTCCGACTCATCGACAAAGAAGGGTTCGTCGTACTCCCGCTCCTTGGCCAGGCATGCCTTCTTCAAAGGAAGTCCGGTGAGCCGAGCTACTTCTTCCGCGCTCAGATCCGAAAAGCCCACGGCCTTGACGCCGCTATCCTTCCTTGCCATTTTCAAAGCTGCGACCAGTTGGGAGTAAGGACTACCAGTCTCAATAACGTAGTACCCGGCGATCTTTCTCTGGTAAGGATAGGCAAAGGCGAAATACCCTTTAGGAATAAAGGCAGCACCGCCGTTCTCCACAACAAACGGGTGGCGGTTGTTGAGGGCACGGCGATAGCACTCCACTTCCGCCCTCGTCTTACTCGTACAAAGAACGAGAGGGATCCCTCTCCGCTCGACCTCTTGCAGGGCTTCCTGGGCCGGATCGAAACTGTACGTCTTATGGTCCAGCAACGTCCCATCCAGATCGGTAAAGATGAGAAGGGGGGGGCTCTGCTCCGGACTATGCGTTATCAGCATCCACCGCCTCCCGAAGCCGGATCAAGAAATCGGGGACCGCTGCCAGGACACGGTTCCAGTTCGGGATCAAAGGGAGACCCAGCGGATCGGCCAGGAACGTCTCAATCGCCAACTGGATGGCCTTCGCGAAGGCCTCGACGGCCTGCCCTTCCTGATGTTGGTCGTATACCAGCCGGTTGATATACGCGTCATTCTGGTAGCGGCTCAGCATATCGCGGGCTGTTCTAATATAGGTGATCGGCAGGGTCTTCAGGAGCCCATCGGACAGGAGGGTGCCCTCTTCAGCCAATGTCCTCAGGATGCTCTTTGTGATATCAATCGCCATCCGCGTCAGACCCTTGGTCGGATCGGTCGCGGACAGATCCTGATGCTTGTGTTCATAGGTATCGGCAAGGTCGACCTGACAGACCCTGCCTACGGCACAGTTCCGGTAGACCTGGGCCAGCACCCCGACCTCCAGTCCCCAATCCCACGGAATCCTGTTCACCCGGGCAAGATCGGCAATCATGGCGAATTCTCCGGCTAATGGGTATCTGAAGCTATCGAGGTAGGTCAAGAACGGTTGCGGGCCCAAAATCCGCTGGAGAGCACGGATGAGGGGTACCACCAGGAGCCTGACGGCCCGCCCGTGCAGTCGATCGGTTACCCGGCTGTAGTAGCCTTTTGCAAACTCGAACGCCAATCGCGGATTTGCCACCGGATAACAGAGTCTGGCAAGCAGCTCTCGATGGTAGGTCAAGATGTCGCAATCGTGCAGGGCGATGACGTCGCTTTGGCCACGGGCCAGGACGTAGCCGAATGTCATCCACGCCGACCTCCCCTTGCCGTCAGGTCCCGCCGAGATACCGCGTTCCTCCAGCAGTTGGTAGAGGGCCTGGATCCTGGGCCCGTCGTTCCAGAGCAGGAG
Encoded here:
- a CDS encoding Glycosyl transferase, family 2; amino-acid sequence: MEQFLYEPVLERLHEIRKADILIGIPSYNNAATIGDVVKTVASGLAMYFPRARSVIVNSDGGSQDGTSQVVEAALEDPSLLLVQHPVPPIHKIITPYHGIPGKGSAFRTIFKIAEALQVQACAVVDSDLRSISPEWVDRLIRPVYEEGFDYVAPLYHRHKYDGTITNSIVYPLTRTLYGQQIRQPIGGDFGFSGKLAALYLTKQVWETDVARFGIDIWMTVTAAAERYRICQAFLGAKIHEHKDPGQHLAGMLVQVVGSLFSLMEEYQGVWQATQGSNPVPIFGPSREVEVEHVSVNVERMVSAFEQGVRDLLPIWEIILAPETLAELLVIAPLETEEFRFPMDVWVAVVYDFALAYHHRVMHLEHLLKALTPLYLGRTASFVLETQESGHQQVEGVIETMAERFEAMKPYLVARWR
- a CDS encoding Mannosyl-3-phosphoglycerate phosphatase: MLITHSPEQSPPLLIFTDLDGTLLDHKTYSFDPAQEALQEVERRGIPLVLCTSKTRAEVECYRRALNNRHPFVVENGGAAFIPKGYFAFAYPYQRKIAGYYVIETGSPYSQLVAALKMARKDSGVKAVGFSDLSAEEVARLTGLPLKKACLAKEREYDEPFFVDESEEEAERMKALLRERGFLCMRGGRFDHLTGCNDKGRAVSTLTELFRQASGRVRTVGIGDSHNDLPMLQAVDIPILVQRIDGKYDQTVRIPNLIRAQGIGPYGWRTAVLELLVRED
- a CDS encoding Conserved hypothetical protein; putative glycosyl transferase involved in cell wall biogenesis (Evidence 4 : Homologs of previously reported genes of unknown function), producing MSDFHQTGVITTLHRLGKPNLEQLEKELEETLLYRPIALVLPCLYSELEGEALPRIVDELAQVRYLREIVVGLGRAGEEEFLRAKAFFAPLPQAPLLLWNDGPRIQALYQLLEERGISAGPDGKGRSAWMTFGYVLARGQSDVIALHDCDILTYHRELLARLCYPVANPRLAFEFAKGYYSRVTDRLHGRAVRLLVVPLIRALQRILGPQPFLTYLDSFRYPLAGEFAMIADLARVNRIPWDWGLEVGVLAQVYRNCAVGRVCQVDLADTYEHKHQDLSATDPTKGLTRMAIDITKSILRTLAEEGTLLSDGLLKTLPITYIRTARDMLSRYQNDAYINRLVYDQHQEGQAVEAFAKAIQLAIETFLADPLGLPLIPNWNRVLAAVPDFLIRLREAVDADNA